One genomic segment of Sminthopsis crassicaudata isolate SCR6 chromosome 2, ASM4859323v1, whole genome shotgun sequence includes these proteins:
- the ASB3 gene encoding ankyrin repeat and SOCS box protein 3 isoform X3, translating to MKTFEGVCALHLSASRGFLIITKILLEAGADANETTLEETTPLFLAVENGHVDVVKLLLRHGADVNGSHSMCGWNALHQAAFQEYTQLIKLLLKKGANKECQDDFGITPLFVAAQYGKMESLNVLISSGANVNCQAMDKATPLFIAAQEGHKNCVELLLSKGADPNLYCNEEKWQLPIHAAAQMGHVRILDLLIPITDRICDTGPDKVSPVYSAVFEGREDCLEMLLKNGYSPDAQPGLVFECSSPMCMVFQRDSGHFRMVDIFLKYGVQLNEMHLAYCLKYEKFSVFRYFLKKGCPLGTWNHLSEFIKHAVKAQEKYKEWLPSLLLAGFDPVNLLCSYWIHSVRDDILNFSLEFTNWKRLPLAIEKILSAHAESSSWVPLNHFGSIPCLTHLCRLKIRSILKPERLRSDNFIHQLPLPTSLHHYLLYAEVLRMNDVPELILTQNGETIETS from the exons CTGTTGAGAATGGGCATGTAGATGTGGTAAAGCTGTTGCTTAGGCATGGAGCAGATGTTAATGGATCCCATTCTATGTGTGGATGGAATGCCCTACATCAGGCAGCTTTTCAG GAATACACTCAGTTAATAAAATTGCTTCTTAAAAAAGGAGCAAACAAGGAATGCCAGGATGACTTTGGGATCACACCTTTATTTGTTGCAGCTCAATATGGAAAGATGGAAAGTTTGAATGTACTTATTTCATCTG gtGCTAATGTCAATTGTCAAGCCATGGACAAAGCTACCCCATTGTTCATTGCTGCACAAGAGGGCCATAAAAACTGTGTGGAGCTTTTACTTTCTAAAGGGGCAGATCCCAATCTTTATTGTAATGAGGAGAAATGGCAGTTACCTATTCATGCAGCTGCACAAATGGGCCATGTAAG AATCTTGGACTTGCTAATACCAATTACTGATAGAATTTGTGACACTGGTCCGGACAAAGTGAGTCCTGTATACTCAGCAGTATTTGAAGGTCGTGAAGATTGCCTAGAAATGTTACTTAAAAATGGCTATAGCCCAGATGCTCAACCAGGTCTAGTCTTTGAATGCAGTTCTCCCATGTGCATGGTCTTCCAAAGGGA TTCTGGGCACTTCAGAATGGTggatatttttctgaaatatggaGTCCAGCTAAATGAAATGCATTTGGCATACTGTCTGAAGTATGAGAAGTTTTCAGTATTTCGGTATTTCTTGAAAAAAGGCTGCCCATTGGGAACATGGAACCATTTGTCTGAATTTATAAAGCATGCAGTTAAAGCACAAGAAAAGTACAAGGAATGGCTGCCATCTCTCCTCTTAGCAGGATTTGACCCTGTCAATCTACTCTGCAGTTATTG GATTCACTCAGTCAGAGATGACATCCTCAACTTTAGCCTGGAGTTCACTAACTGGAAGCGGCTTCCTCTTGCTATTGAGAAGATCCTCTCTGCTCATGCAGAAAGCTCTTCTTGGGTCCCATTGAATCATTTTG GTTCTATTCCTTGTCTGACTCACCTCTGCCGTTTGAAAATTCGATCCATTCTAAAACCTGAACGTCTACGATCTGATAATTTTATCCATCAGTTACCACTTCCCACTAGCCTACATCATTATCTACTCTATGCCGAAGTCTTGAGAATGAATGATGTTCCAGAACTAATACTTACTCAGAATGGAGAGACCATTGAAACCAGTTAA